The following proteins are encoded in a genomic region of Ooceraea biroi isolate clonal line C1 chromosome 14, Obir_v5.4, whole genome shotgun sequence:
- the LOC105279996 gene encoding uncharacterized protein LOC105279996 translates to MGLFKSVDTNLPGITLVPTNNASFSIAAAGSCIQMRISDTSQPIRFSSRSTCTGFSCEGKEYERNQLSNYVGARLHAIYETREKNEDGRGNLFRSCTFAAEG, encoded by the exons ATGGGACTGTTTAAGAGCGTGGATACCAATCTACCCGGGATCACTCTTGTTCCGACGAACAATGCCTCGTTCTCAATCGCGGCGGCCGGTTCATGCATACAGATGCGGATTAGCGATACGAGCCAGCCGATTCGATTCTCGTCGCGATCTACGTGCACCGGTTTTTCCTGCGAGGGCAAAGAGTACGAGAG GAATCAATTATCCAATTACGTGGGCGCAAGACTCCACGCGATTTACGAGACAAGAGAAAAGAACGAAGATGGCCGTGGAAATCTATTTCGCTCGTGTACCTTTGCAGCGGAGGGTTAA